The DNA region GACCACAAAGAGCAAGAAGTCAAATGCTTAGATTCTGCTTTAACTCCACAAGAACAAGTTCAACTTGCAATAGAGTGCTTACCTACATCTTCAGAAAAAGCACATAATGAAACAAACCCTTCGTTCTCTCGTTGGACCATAATGGATTATTCCAGAGCCTACAGTTCGGGAGATATAACACCACTCATGGTATTTTATCACTTAGATATTCTTACAATCATATTCTTTTGATATGTCCCCACCCTATCATTATCGAGATAACTCATCAACACCAGCTTGCATAAAGTTCTATTGTTCAAATTTTTACATTGAATAAACATATGAAAGGTTATTTCATTTCATCACATGCCCTTCATACTTGTTGCTCTTAATTCTTATGTACCTTTCCATTCattagttttcatttttcatttgcaCAGGTTGCAGAACGATTTATAGCTGCTATTAATGAATCTTCAAAACCTCCACTCCGAATGGGATTCTTTATTAACTACAATGCTGAAGATATACTAAGACAAGCAAATGAATCAACTCTTAGGTATCAGAAAGGTACTATATAGCATTTTCAATTGTCAATTCAAAAGGGTAACAATCCTCTTTCAAATCCTGGGATCTCTGGATGATGTAATTTGATGACGGTgttattgaaagttgaaacttttAAATCTGAATGGTTTTCATGTGATATGAAATCCAGAAGTAAGATGTATACCATTTACCTTTGTGTTTCACTAAAAATTTATGACTTATATGCTGATTTGTCTTCAACCTTCTTCAGATTCTCATTTGGTGCATGTTGTTTTTGCAGGGACACCAATCTCTGTGCTAGATGGAGTTCCAGTTGCTATCAAGGAtgaaatggattgtttgccataTCCAACTACAGGTAATGCAATGTGTTGTCTTATCACTAATGtgttttgtatttaaaatttcaaatgtttTAGCGGTTGATCTAATTTTCACTTGACTATCTACAAATGGAGTCCTCTAGGAGGTACAAAGTGGTTGCACAAAGAAAGGCTTTGTACAGATGATGCTTGCTGTGTTAAGCGTCTGAGATTATGTGGTGCCATACTTGTTGGGAAGACTAATATGCATGAACTTGGGGTTGGAACTAGTGGCATCAATCCACATTATGGGTATGAAACCGTGAGTTATACAACCTATATTTTATTCACATTATGTTACATCTTTTGTGACTTCTGAACTATGCAGTAAATTAATTCATGACAAGAGTATGCATGTTTATTTACTTCCGTAGGGCTGCTAGAAACCCATATGATATCAATAAGATTTCAGGAGGTTCTTCTAGTGGATCTGCTGCTGTGGTGTCTGCAGGGTTGTGCCCCGTTGCCCTTGGTGTTGACGGGGgaggtattttatttatattatgaaaGATCAAAGGCTAATCATTCATTATTGCTTATATGCTTTTTACACATTTATGTTTTAGCCAAAGTGAGATGAATTTACTAGATAAGTCCATGTCAGTAGGTATATGAAAATTTAGTCTGCAATCTACATTCAAACAACAAAGCTGGTTGAATTAATATTGTATTAGCATGCTTGTTCAGGTTCTGTGAGGATGCCTGCATCTCTTTGTGGTGTAGTTGGTCTAAAACCAACTTTTGGCCGTGTACCTCATTCTGGGTGGGTATGCAAATTTGTTTTCTCATGTTTGAAAAAATTGAGAGGATTGTGATGATTTAAAAGAATGATCTTGCCCTATGTTCAGAGTCCTTCCTCTAAACTGGACAGTTGGGATGGTTGGAATACTAGCAGGCACTGTTGAGGATGCATTGATCACGTCAGTAGTTCTTtctataattttctttcttcaagGAAGTTTTAAGATTGGTTTTACATCTTctaatatttcaatatttacaGTTATGCAGCTATTGGTGGAGAAATTTCATCCCATCAGTCCTCTAATATGCTTGTaagaaccttttttttttttttctctcaaattctAAATGATTTTTCCACTAGTAATTTTTCAATGGACTCCTTTCTATGCTTGAAATTTTCACATGGCTAATGAAGTTCAACAAACTGGTCTGAATTTAACTTGCTACTAATCTTATTTAATTTCTGAAAATAATTTGTGCACTGCCTTAGACCAAGATAAATCTTCCACTATTACCATTGACAAAGTCCATATGTGACATCAAGTTGGCAAAATATGGGAAGGTCAGAAACCGTTTCCTTGTCCTGAATATAGATTATTCATTCCCACATAttgaaaaaataggttgttCTAACATCATTTACACCCTCTAACCACTAATTCCATCAATTAGTGGTTTGATGATTGCAGTGATGATGTCAGATTATGCTGCTCCCATGCCATGAGAAAGCTTCAGGATCATTATGGTTGGAAGGTACTGCAAATTTAACCCAAAAAAGAAGAGTCTTAAATGCTGACTTTGTTATCTTGCTTAACAAATTTTTAGAAGCAACCTATTAAGGGTAGAAAAACCCCCCGAAAGAGCTTTTGCAATACAAATATTAAACTTCTCATTAAGAAATAGAAAAGTGATTATGTTAGGAAGAAGGACTTACAGGAGGAAGAGGCAAGAATGCTGAGCTGGCAGTGAGATTTGCTGAGTAGTGCTTGTCTGCTACTAGGGAACATTCCTAACCAATTCTGTTATTGTAAAGATTCCTAGAGGATCAGGAAATCACAATTCTGTTAGTAGAAGGCACTATGTATATAGCTATGTAAATAACAGCAAAGGAATGAGAATTATAATCCTTCCTTATCTTTGGCTTTTCTTCTTTAGCTTTCCTTCTCTTCCTCATGGAGACCCTGGTCCTTGAAACCAGTTTCTGAGTTGCAGACTCGTAACAAATTACTTACTTACTAACCTTCCAACCTTATTTTAAACATACAAGACAATTGATGTCACTATCCCAGACATAGAAGCAATGCGCCTAGCACATTACTTA from Glycine soja cultivar W05 chromosome 8, ASM419377v2, whole genome shotgun sequence includes:
- the LOC114420934 gene encoding fatty acid amide hydrolase-like isoform X1 — translated: MGLFKSKGVVYRPVKDVNLGSDSTEFYLQANVKAPRMTGILVKIFTWFLESPILGSLLFYILKGNNLIHKLITNAELEESPLFVPSHHFEDHKEQEVKCLDSALTPQEQVQLAIECLPTSSEKAHNETNPSFSRWTIMDYSRAYSSGDITPLMVAERFIAAINESSKPPLRMGFFINYNAEDILRQANESTLRYQKGTPISVLDGVPVAIKDEMDCLPYPTTGGTKWLHKERLCTDDACCVKRLRLCGAILVGKTNMHELGVGTSGINPHYGAARNPYDINKISGGSSSGSAAVVSAGLCPVALGVDGGGSVRMPASLCGVVGLKPTFGRVPHSGVLPLNWTVGMVGILAGTVEDALITYAAIGGEISSHQSSNMLTKINLPLLPLTKSICDIKLAKYGKWFDDCSDDVRLCCSHAMRKLQDHYGWKTIDVTIPDIEAMRLAHYLTIGSECSTWFDSFGEKHFAEFGWDARVALNIYGAFSGKEYIKAQKLRNRQLQFHMKIFAEADVIVSPTTGVTAYSIQDDALKTGELDYVNGAALVRYSISGNFLGLPAVTVPVGYDKLGLPIGLQFIGRPWAEATLIHLAFAMQAICLSEYRKPKIFYDLIKKS
- the LOC114420934 gene encoding fatty acid amide hydrolase-like isoform X3, whose product is MGLFKSKGVVYRPVKDVNLGSDSTEFYLQANVKAPRMTGILVKIFTWFLESPILGSLLFYILKGNNLIHKLITNAELEESPLFVPSHHFEDHKEQEVKCLDSALTPQEQVQLAIECLPTSSEKAHNETNPSFSRWTIMDYSRAYSSGDITPLMVAERFIAAINESSKPPLRMGFFINYNAEDILRQANESTLRYQKGTPISVLDGVPVAIKDEMDCLPYPTTGGTKWLHKERLCTDDACCVKRLRLCGAILVGKTNMHELGVGTSGINPHYGAARNPYDINKISGGSSSGSAAVVSAGLCPVALGVDGGGSVRMPASLCGVVGLKPTFGRVPHSGVLPLNWTVGMVGILAGTVEDALITYAAIGGEISSHQSSNMLTKINLPLLPLTKSICDIKLAKYGKWFDDCSDDVRLCCSHAMRKLQDHYGWKTIDVTIPDIEAMRLAHYLTIGSECSTWFDSFGEKHFAEFGWDARVALNIYGAFSGKEYIKAQKLRLVR
- the LOC114420934 gene encoding fatty acid amide hydrolase-like isoform X2, whose product is MGLFKSKGVVYRPVKDVNLGSDSTEFYLQANVKGILVKIFTWFLESPILGSLLFYILKGNNLIHKLITNAELEESPLFVPSHHFEDHKEQEVKCLDSALTPQEQVQLAIECLPTSSEKAHNETNPSFSRWTIMDYSRAYSSGDITPLMVAERFIAAINESSKPPLRMGFFINYNAEDILRQANESTLRYQKGTPISVLDGVPVAIKDEMDCLPYPTTGGTKWLHKERLCTDDACCVKRLRLCGAILVGKTNMHELGVGTSGINPHYGAARNPYDINKISGGSSSGSAAVVSAGLCPVALGVDGGGSVRMPASLCGVVGLKPTFGRVPHSGVLPLNWTVGMVGILAGTVEDALITYAAIGGEISSHQSSNMLTKINLPLLPLTKSICDIKLAKYGKWFDDCSDDVRLCCSHAMRKLQDHYGWKTIDVTIPDIEAMRLAHYLTIGSECSTWFDSFGEKHFAEFGWDARVALNIYGAFSGKEYIKAQKLRNRQLQFHMKIFAEADVIVSPTTGVTAYSIQDDALKTGELDYVNGAALVRYSISGNFLGLPAVTVPVGYDKLGLPIGLQFIGRPWAEATLIHLAFAMQAICLSEYRKPKIFYDLIKKS